In one window of Erythrolamprus reginae isolate rEryReg1 chromosome 1, rEryReg1.hap1, whole genome shotgun sequence DNA:
- the LOC139172076 gene encoding tigger transposable element-derived protein 1-like, protein MPPKRASSSSAETQGKRQRKTLTIQEKVKLLDMLKEGKSYAAVGRHYRINESSVRYIKKDEKNIRSTATFTFNKTAKRVVSSRNKGIIKMESALAIWMEDCRKKNIVLDSNMIRTKAKSLYDTMTGDDDNEEPQPSTSTASTTQKIEFTASKGWFEKFQKRFGIRSVSLHGEAASADNDAADYYVSHTFSNIIEEGGYVPEQVFNMDETGLFWKRMPSRTFIMKEEAKAPGFKAQKDCVTLVMCGNAAGFMLKPGLIYKLLNPRALKNKNKNVLPVYWMHNRKAWITKNLTRDWFHQCFLLEVKEYLKEKGLEFKVLLLMDNAGGHATDIGYSGVKITFLPPNTTSLIQPMDQGIIRAFNALYTRNSLQALVEAMDVDDNFSLKAYWREYTILSCLKNIQKALTEMKKETMNSCWKKLWPEVVKDYRGFSAEEIQHSAINKAVLLAKALGGEGFTDMTAQDVNDLLDTHAQPLSDEDLLELTKSSSEEEEEDNDYAVEEDFGLMLERLAMMQRTAQQLVQMAEEFDTDMIRAIQLRNYIETGMLPYKNLLTQLKKERQQLPITMFLTREQKSDKPAIAPLAEVEVRAAETSENQDEVPPEEVVPQEAQ, encoded by the coding sequence ATGCCACCCAAACGGGCAAGTTCTTCATCTGCCGAAACCCAGGGGAAGCGTCAGCGCAAAACGCTGACGATTCAAGAAAAAGTGAAGCTGCTGGACATGCTCAAGGAAGGCAAATCGTACGCAGCAGTAGGCCGGCATTACAGGATAAATGAATCAAGTGTACGCTATAtaaagaaagatgaaaagaatATCAGGTCTACAGCAACTTTTACATTCAATAAAACGGCAAAAAGGGTAGTTAGCAGTAGAAATAAAGGCATCATTAAAATGGAGTCTGCTTTAGCAATTTGGATGGAAGACTGccgtaaaaaaaatattgttttggacTCTAACATGATCAGGACAAAGGCTAAGTCTCTGTATGACACCATGACGGGAGATGACGACAATGAAGAACCCCAACCTTCAACATCAACGGCTTCTACCACCCAGAAGATTGAATTTACTGCAAGCAAGGGGTGGTTTGAAAAATTCCAGAAGCGCTTTGGCATTAGGAGCGTTTCATTACATGGAGAGGCTGCCTCTGCTGATAACGACGCAGCAGACTATTACGTGAGCCACACATTCAGCAACATTATAGAAGAAGGGGGCTATGTACCTGAACAAGTCTTCAATATGGATGAGACAGgcttgttctggaagaggatgccatcGCGGACTTTTATTATGAAggaggaagccaaagcccctggctttaaagcACAAAAAGATTGTGTGACATTGGTAATGTGTGGCAATGCTGCTGGATTCATGTTAAAGCCAGGACTTATTTATAAGTTGCTGAATCCCAGAGCCCTCAAGAATAAAAACAAGAATGTGTTGCCTGTGTATTGGATGCACAACCGCAAGGCATGGATCACAAAGAACCTTACGAGGGACTGGTTCCATCAGTGTTTTCTTCTGGAGGTCAAGGAATATTTAAAAGAGAAGGGCCTGGAGTTCAAGGTGCTTTTGCTCATGGATAACGCTGGCGGCCATGCTACCGACATTGGGTACAGTGGAGTCAAGATTACCTTCTTGCCACCTAACACTACCTCGTTGATCCAGCCAATGGACCAAGGCATCATTCGTGCATTTAATGCGCTGTATACGAGAAATTCGTTACAGGCACTCGTCGAAGCAATGGATGTGGATGACAATTTCTCGCTAAAAGCGTACTGGCGTGAGTACACGATATTATCATGTCTCAAAAATATTCAGAAGGCCCTCACTGAAATGAAAAAGGAAACAATGAACTcgtgctggaagaaattgtggcctgaAGTAGTGAAGGATTACAGAGGATTCTCAGCAGAAGAAATTCAGCATTCGGCAATAAATAAGGCTGTGCTCCTTGCAAAAGCCCTAGGGGGAGAGGGCTTTACTGATATGACTGCCCAAGATGTGAATGATCTTTTGGACACGCATGCCCAGCCATTGTCTGACGAAGACCTGCTGGAGTTGACCAAGTCCTCGagcgaagaagaggaggaagacaatgATTATGCTGTCGAAGAGGACTTTGGCTTGATGCTTGAACGCCTTGCAATGATGCAACGAACGGCTCAACAACTTGTGCAAATGGCCGAAGAGTTTGACACGGATATGATCCGTGCAATTCAGTTACGAAATTACATCGAAACGGGCATGCTTCCATACAAGAACTTGTTGACCCAGCTCAAGAAAGAACGCCAGCAACTTCCAATCACGATGTTCTTAACTCGTGAACAGAAGTCTGATAAGCCAGCGATAGCGCCTTTAGCAGAAGTAGAAGTCCGTGCTGCCGAAACATCTGAGAACCAAGATGAGGTACCACCTGAGGAAGTGGTACCTCAAGAAGCCCAGTAA